The proteins below are encoded in one region of Ferruginibacter lapsinanis:
- a CDS encoding Ig-like domain-containing protein, protein MKNTSPLFLYKSLFQLSMKYRHYFLVLTCITLVSLSSKLDAQTPCSARLIANTGFTYTGGGVEPPRWDMSQTNAGGFIIDQTSYAYLPSGNFSNQNVDWQNANNNLNNTRQYAIVKNPKDLSPQYADIPTDGMIVINPKQGQNDQYGQFSIANLQPLQTYYVEIKFHNVIALNPRGPGNNCYSWCNWNSELNILWEGNGNNAHDGQNAMTWTGTNGSNSASGNWDGWSNQVSNWMWVTPAGATAVMKGQMTLGSATTGFTFTFLKKDGSNTNPIVLGIDYIKIYGCQQEAINVSGGTNSVCEGTDITLTAQGLGSAGSSYTWYKDGNVLPGRNSDTLNIVSAIGIGTNVVYKAVGEWSNQSVTLTSKLCCSSVGGTSDEVIRQSFDGLAYTCPTGGTPDGSRHGGYADIPGKNVTNFIDGTYSYAGTGCNSLNDGQYAVVQSSYAGNFWQNRPEVKDHTGVAGSGSLFINAIGGVGQAFYKFNLTGLCNGTRYEFSAWYASLATGAETKPNIEFDVMNGSTVVASTTTGTIPENSKWYQATVTFVTPTTGTPTYTLQLVNLITGSSGNDLMIDDIVVKKCTPFINLYQDGTKNSELDVCNDNPVSLKINTYYDLPLAITGSSSGTVYYQWMKSTSPTGPWTLLGTPETTGTYSATPTTTTTYYRAKVSSDYTRASNGNAPLAAECGNDGITTSFKLTKGGNFTIPAATGTTAYCPGNTMTLNGNSGTGDQWEWRKGTSFAAATVLTGYAYSTDVAKKVFSKTFASGDEGNYYFVVKEASGCETYSMLTVTLNPSVTITPATKAADVCLKNSSQTSTLTYTATGTPTNYTITWDAAALSAGFVNVSSTTLTASPLSINVPANAAAATYTGTIAVTKTGNCPSTGTTFTLTVNSLPTPTFTAAPAADICAGGSATYTTQAGQSNYVWSIPGTSGTDYTITSGGVGATSNTVTITWKTAGSKTVTVNYSSNGCPGATAASNTFTVNALPTPTFTTAPSSSVCVGGSATYTTQSGQSNYVWSIPGTAGTDYDITNGGTGSTSNTVTVTWKTAGSKTVTVNYSSNSCAGATAATNTVTVNALPTPTFINPPTDICVNNSVIYTTQSGQSNYVWTVPGISGTDYTITSGGVGTTSNTVTITWKTAGSKTVTVNYSSNSCAGATAATSTITINDIGAPNISCGTSTNNSVAFNWVAMSGATSYTISHTINGGAAINDPSTTGTTFNVASLNPGDEVNITVTPTGNASTCFKSASFKCTATSCPALPAHPPTPDITECNNATVNYSYTASAGGTITWTNSNTAIGLSASGAGTGNTLNLSFTGTNSGSTPVTAKIRTITTYGQCSYPDSFNITITPGAVVTLTSAAATNAQTVCNNKAISDITYSITGTGNNASVSGLPTGVTGTFNAGVISISGTPTQNGVFNYTVTATGTCSNGTATGSITVTALPVISGITPTNPTSCGGNNGSFTITGLTPATSYTVNFIADGIPQAAQVLTSNGAGNIVVGSLKQGSYTGITVTIAGGCVSNQATTSLSDPSVFSPIASSNQPCVGFALNLSSTTSSDPTATYTWTGPNGYTASGATPTITNTTIGMSGVYSVKATVAGCSSSSSVTVTINSAPNAPTGSGAPICGSGSVTLNATLSGNPSDILKWYSDATLTTQVATGTSFSTPSLTSTTDYFVTETNSASCVSASTKVTATISSIPNAPTGKDADRCSAGVVTIGATPSNGANTIKWYSNAGLTTQVGTGSSFTTPSISNTTSYYATETNTAGCTSTTATKVTASINQVPPAPITSDVKYCLNDIATPLTATGTNLAWYDFAGNSNSTAPTPTTNKGGTATYFVTSSNGTCESEKVQIKVFVNNVSAYAGGPILRVDQGIPTQINGKATGDNITISWSSNLYLNSTSIANPIITALTDNIYTMTVRSTDGCVATDDLQVKVLKSVGIPNAFSPNKDGINDTWIIENLEDYPAASVSIFNRYGQMIFESLSGGYTSTPWDGMYKGNPVPVGTYYYIIKLQQNKPAISGSISVIR, encoded by the coding sequence ATGAAGAATACCTCTCCCCTTTTTTTATACAAAAGTTTATTTCAACTTTCTATGAAATATCGTCATTACTTTTTAGTGTTGACTTGTATCACACTCGTGAGTCTTAGTTCAAAGCTTGATGCACAAACGCCTTGTTCTGCCAGATTAATAGCAAACACTGGCTTTACATATACTGGTGGAGGCGTAGAACCCCCACGTTGGGATATGAGCCAAACAAACGCCGGAGGTTTTATTATAGATCAAACTTCTTATGCTTATTTACCATCGGGAAATTTTTCTAATCAAAATGTAGATTGGCAAAATGCAAATAATAACCTGAACAATACCCGCCAATATGCAATTGTAAAAAACCCTAAAGACCTCAGTCCTCAATATGCTGATATTCCAACAGATGGTATGATCGTCATTAATCCAAAGCAAGGGCAAAATGATCAATACGGACAATTTTCAATAGCAAACCTGCAACCATTACAAACCTATTATGTAGAAATAAAATTTCATAATGTGATAGCACTTAACCCAAGAGGCCCAGGTAATAATTGTTATTCATGGTGTAACTGGAATAGTGAACTAAATATTTTATGGGAAGGAAATGGTAACAATGCACACGATGGTCAAAATGCTATGACATGGACAGGAACAAACGGAAGCAATAGTGCCAGTGGTAATTGGGATGGCTGGAGTAACCAGGTATCGAATTGGATGTGGGTAACGCCTGCAGGAGCTACAGCGGTAATGAAAGGTCAAATGACATTAGGAAGTGCTACCACCGGTTTTACATTTACTTTCTTAAAAAAAGATGGCTCCAATACAAATCCAATTGTACTGGGGATAGACTATATCAAAATATACGGATGCCAGCAGGAAGCAATTAATGTATCGGGGGGGACTAACAGTGTTTGTGAAGGAACAGACATTACTTTAACTGCTCAGGGACTAGGCTCTGCAGGCTCTTCTTATACTTGGTATAAAGATGGCAATGTTTTACCAGGCAGAAATTCAGATACGTTGAATATTGTTTCTGCTATTGGAATAGGAACGAATGTTGTATACAAAGCAGTTGGAGAATGGTCAAATCAAAGTGTAACATTAACTTCTAAACTCTGTTGCAGCAGTGTTGGTGGAACGAGCGATGAAGTAATAAGGCAAAGCTTTGATGGACTTGCTTATACCTGCCCTACAGGAGGCACACCAGATGGCTCAAGACATGGAGGGTATGCAGATATACCCGGAAAAAACGTTACTAATTTTATTGATGGAACCTATAGTTATGCTGGTACTGGTTGTAATAGTTTAAATGACGGACAATATGCTGTGGTACAAAGTTCTTATGCCGGTAATTTTTGGCAAAATCGTCCTGAAGTAAAAGACCATACTGGTGTTGCTGGTAGCGGTAGTTTATTTATCAATGCGATCGGTGGTGTTGGGCAAGCATTTTATAAATTTAATTTGACTGGCCTTTGTAACGGAACCAGGTATGAGTTTTCCGCATGGTATGCTTCTCTTGCTACTGGGGCTGAAACAAAACCCAATATAGAATTTGATGTAATGAATGGTTCAACCGTAGTTGCATCCACAACTACCGGAACAATTCCCGAAAATTCAAAATGGTATCAGGCAACAGTAACATTTGTAACACCAACAACCGGCACGCCTACCTATACATTACAGTTAGTGAATCTGATCACTGGCTCCAGCGGTAATGATCTGATGATCGATGATATTGTTGTAAAAAAATGTACTCCATTTATTAATCTATATCAGGATGGTACTAAAAATTCTGAATTGGATGTATGTAATGATAATCCTGTAAGCTTAAAGATCAACACTTATTATGATCTGCCACTAGCCATTACCGGTAGTTCTTCCGGAACTGTTTACTATCAATGGATGAAATCCACATCACCTACCGGTCCATGGACATTGCTCGGAACTCCGGAAACAACGGGCACTTATTCAGCAACCCCCACAACAACTACAACTTATTATAGAGCAAAAGTATCATCTGATTATACCAGAGCATCTAACGGTAATGCTCCATTAGCAGCTGAGTGTGGTAATGACGGGATCACCACTTCTTTTAAATTAACTAAAGGAGGAAATTTCACTATTCCTGCTGCAACAGGCACTACAGCTTATTGCCCGGGCAATACAATGACATTAAACGGTAATTCAGGCACCGGCGATCAGTGGGAATGGAGAAAAGGAACTTCATTTGCTGCTGCCACAGTTCTTACTGGTTATGCATATAGTACTGATGTTGCAAAAAAAGTATTCAGTAAAACTTTTGCCTCTGGAGATGAAGGCAATTATTATTTCGTGGTAAAAGAAGCAAGTGGCTGCGAAACTTATTCTATGTTAACAGTAACATTGAATCCTTCTGTAACCATCACACCTGCCACAAAAGCTGCAGACGTTTGTTTAAAAAACAGCTCACAAACATCTACCTTAACTTATACAGCAACGGGTACACCAACAAACTATACTATTACATGGGATGCCGCTGCACTTTCAGCTGGTTTTGTTAACGTATCTAGTACAACATTAACAGCAAGCCCACTATCTATTAATGTACCTGCAAATGCAGCAGCAGCTACTTATACAGGAACAATAGCAGTAACAAAAACTGGAAATTGCCCGAGCACGGGAACTACTTTTACCCTAACGGTAAATTCATTGCCAACACCAACATTTACCGCAGCTCCGGCAGCAGACATTTGTGCAGGAGGATCTGCGACTTATACAACACAAGCGGGGCAATCGAATTATGTGTGGAGTATACCGGGCACATCTGGAACTGACTATACCATTACAAGCGGTGGCGTAGGAGCAACAAGCAATACAGTAACCATAACCTGGAAAACTGCAGGCAGTAAAACTGTTACTGTGAACTATAGCAGCAATGGTTGTCCTGGTGCAACCGCAGCAAGTAATACTTTTACAGTTAATGCTTTACCTACACCAACATTCACCACAGCCCCTTCTTCTAGTGTATGCGTAGGCGGTAGTGCAACATATACCACTCAAAGTGGACAATCAAATTATGTATGGAGTATCCCGGGTACTGCGGGTACTGATTACGATATTACAAATGGCGGCACAGGCTCTACCAGTAATACAGTAACGGTAACCTGGAAAACAGCCGGCAGCAAAACTGTTACAGTGAACTACAGCAGTAATAGTTGTGCTGGAGCAACAGCAGCTACAAATACTGTTACAGTAAACGCATTACCAACACCTACATTCATCAATCCTCCGACGGATATATGTGTAAATAATAGTGTTATATATACCACACAATCAGGACAATCTAATTATGTCTGGACTGTACCTGGAATATCAGGAACTGACTATACTATTACAAGTGGTGGTGTAGGAACAACAAGCAATACTGTAACAATAACCTGGAAAACAGCCGGTAGTAAAACTGTTACAGTGAACTACAGCAGTAATAGTTGTGCTGGAGCAACAGCAGCTACAAGCACAATAACTATAAATGATATTGGTGCTCCTAATATTTCATGTGGCACGTCAACGAATAATTCAGTAGCGTTTAATTGGGTAGCAATGTCCGGCGCTACATCATATACTATCAGCCATACCATCAATGGAGGAGCCGCAATCAATGACCCTTCAACAACCGGAACTACTTTCAACGTTGCTTCATTAAATCCCGGTGACGAAGTTAATATTACTGTTACTCCAACCGGCAATGCATCAACATGTTTTAAATCTGCTTCGTTTAAATGTACAGCAACATCCTGCCCTGCTTTACCGGCACATCCACCTACTCCAGATATTACTGAATGTAATAATGCTACTGTAAATTATAGCTACACAGCTTCTGCAGGTGGCACTATTACCTGGACAAATTCTAATACAGCAATAGGTTTAAGCGCTTCCGGGGCAGGTACAGGAAATACTCTTAACCTCAGTTTTACAGGAACCAACAGCGGTTCAACACCAGTAACCGCCAAAATAAGAACCATTACCACATACGGCCAATGCAGTTACCCTGATAGTTTTAATATTACAATAACTCCCGGCGCTGTTGTCACATTAACATCAGCTGCAGCAACTAACGCACAAACTGTTTGTAATAACAAAGCTATTTCTGATATCACTTATTCTATCACAGGAACAGGTAACAATGCTTCTGTTTCGGGCTTACCTACAGGAGTGACCGGTACATTTAATGCAGGAGTTATCTCCATTTCAGGAACACCGACTCAAAATGGTGTATTTAATTATACGGTAACGGCAACGGGTACATGTAGTAATGGAACTGCTACCGGCAGTATCACTGTTACTGCTTTACCAGTAATCAGTGGCATTACACCAACAAACCCTACTTCATGTGGTGGTAATAACGGAAGTTTTACAATTACCGGCCTTACTCCTGCTACTTCATACACAGTTAATTTTATTGCAGATGGAATTCCTCAGGCAGCACAGGTGTTAACTTCAAATGGAGCAGGCAATATAGTAGTAGGCTCTTTGAAACAAGGCAGCTATACCGGCATCACAGTTACGATAGCAGGAGGATGTGTTTCAAATCAAGCTACCACTTCCCTATCTGACCCAAGTGTTTTCTCTCCGATTGCCAGCAGCAATCAGCCTTGTGTAGGCTTCGCTTTAAATCTGTCATCTACAACAAGTTCAGACCCTACGGCAACATATACCTGGACAGGGCCTAACGGATATACTGCATCGGGAGCAACACCTACGATCACAAATACAACAATAGGTATGAGTGGTGTATATAGTGTAAAAGCAACTGTTGCAGGCTGCTCTTCATCAAGCAGCGTTACAGTTACGATCAATTCCGCACCAAACGCTCCTACGGGATCGGGTGCTCCAATATGTGGTTCGGGATCAGTGACATTAAATGCTACACTTTCCGGAAATCCGTCTGACATATTAAAATGGTATAGTGATGCTACTTTAACAACACAAGTTGCAACAGGTACAAGTTTCTCTACTCCATCTTTAACTTCTACTACAGATTATTTTGTAACTGAAACAAATAGTGCTTCCTGTGTGAGCGCTTCTACTAAAGTAACTGCAACGATCAGTTCAATACCAAATGCACCAACAGGAAAAGATGCAGACAGATGTAGCGCAGGCGTAGTAACTATTGGAGCTACTCCTTCTAATGGAGCAAACACCATTAAATGGTATAGCAATGCAGGATTAACAACGCAGGTTGGTACTGGTTCGAGTTTCACCACTCCTTCCATCAGCAATACAACTTCTTATTATGCAACTGAGACTAATACAGCAGGATGTACAAGCACTACTGCTACCAAAGTTACTGCATCCATTAATCAGGTTCCACCAGCACCAATCACGTCAGATGTAAAATATTGTTTAAATGATATAGCAACTCCGTTAACTGCAACCGGAACAAACCTGGCCTGGTACGATTTTGCAGGAAACAGTAATTCAACTGCCCCTACCCCAACAACTAATAAGGGAGGAACCGCCACCTATTTTGTTACTTCTTCTAACGGCACATGCGAAAGCGAAAAAGTACAAATAAAAGTGTTTGTAAATAATGTTTCGGCTTATGCCGGAGGTCCGATATTAAGAGTAGACCAGGGAATACCTACTCAAATAAACGGTAAAGCAACAGGTGATAACATTACCATTTCTTGGTCATCGAATCTTTATCTTAATAGCACCAGCATTGCAAATCCAATCATAACTGCATTAACGGATAATATTTATACGATGACGGTAAGATCAACAGATGGTTGTGTTGCAACAGATGATCTTCAAGTGAAAGTGCTCAAAAGTGTTGGAATTCCAAATGCTTTTTCGCCTAATAAAGATGGAATAAACGACACTTGGATCATAGAAAACCTCGAAGATTATCCGGCTGCATCTGTGAGCATATTTAATCGATACGGACAAATGATCTTTGAATCATTATCTGGAGGATATACAAGTACCCCATGGGATGGCATGTACAAGGGGAATCCGGTTCCGGTAGGTACTTACTACTACATTATTAAATTGCAGCAAAACAAACCGGCAATCAGTGGTTCAATTTCTGTGATCAGATAA
- a CDS encoding carbohydrate-binding protein, which produces MKKNICLIFTLTILGFNIQAQNITLPSDSASIVFTNLIQSNNMSLVVNNDVNAEAYTVSANINGTPCRKIPAGKFMYITCNRSFIPTSQTNLLIAITYYANSNNNIWFNYNSIVNNYQGADFSKTKTNQWVTTIVAITDAALKGVMNSGGDFRLGFNAEDNYIKQIIVYKGVLDPSSQSIPSKPDSTISAFRNKSFAGYQIWHKAGTTNTDWIHWSYGVLPAAGFLTNENIASFPDISEYPDSVLYTTNFANLGNGKATKLYNDADATIINRQMNWLQKAGLDGVAIQRFVGPIGKTITITPTSHLSNVKNACEATGRLFYICYDLNGTDASIVQRIRMDWVYEIEQMRALTTSPNYATVNGKPVVEIWGVGYDIGATKQQCIDMIHFLQSRGCYVIGGVPRGWRTNSEGALPDFTEVYNTLDAISPWTVGVYNDINGANNYLSEKMIADKSYCDQNGKDYLPVVFPGSGNWLSANGSFSQTDRAGGNLLWQQVLNAKSIGLTSVYYAMLDEFEESTNLINGAVDYFDIPTDQYFETFAKDGVWTSSNYYLRLAATASKMLRGDVPVTTTIPLAYSLGPIYYRNSAESRTTVYNMNGATATKTLKIDPCFYNPAVFTSTNVTNPSVAIVNEPAFAKSGIYSIKINGTSNSIVSSKYFYKIADVKIPVKNNMQLSFWKYSINTLGQYTSVDLLFKSGKTLHSLISYKDNNGNALTPAFPRGTIGSWQKFTCQIGKGELIDDTITGLLIAYDNPVSGSNFTAYFDDIIIEDVIDTISLSASYGNSPWPIPGKIEAEDYNYGGEGIAYHDYNSTNDGGQYRITEGVDIESCGEGGYNVGYTNDNEWMDYAVNVLVPGTYNLQIRYASPSSDSRIHIELNGINISGSLTLSGTGNWQVYQTANVTTPLLTTGKQIMRIVFEKGNSNINFVNFNLINWISCPNSNTVLIAGNFKTGDTYQWQINTGSGFTDLTNNLLYSGVNTDTLTLQNASSSMYGNLYRCRINNNTSGITYSTPYLLRFIETWTGAAGTPLWETAGNWSCNTVPDENTDVIINSGNVILNSTTTVRSFYVSDGAIFNIKSGHKLTIK; this is translated from the coding sequence ATGAAAAAAAATATTTGCCTTATTTTTACCCTAACCATACTTGGATTCAATATTCAGGCACAAAACATAACCCTACCTTCTGATTCAGCGTCAATAGTATTCACCAATCTTATCCAGTCCAATAATATGTCTTTAGTCGTAAACAACGATGTTAACGCTGAGGCATACACTGTATCTGCAAATATCAATGGAACTCCATGCAGAAAAATCCCCGCAGGAAAATTTATGTATATCACCTGCAATCGTAGTTTTATCCCTACCAGTCAAACAAATCTTTTAATTGCTATAACTTATTATGCAAACAGCAATAACAATATCTGGTTCAACTATAACAGTATTGTAAATAATTATCAGGGAGCTGATTTTTCAAAAACGAAGACCAATCAATGGGTGACCACCATTGTTGCAATCACCGATGCCGCATTAAAAGGTGTTATGAATAGTGGAGGGGATTTCAGGCTCGGCTTTAATGCGGAAGATAATTATATAAAGCAAATCATTGTATACAAGGGTGTGCTGGATCCATCATCACAAAGCATTCCATCAAAACCAGACAGCACTATTTCTGCATTTAGAAATAAATCATTTGCCGGATATCAGATATGGCATAAAGCAGGCACCACTAACACAGACTGGATACATTGGTCGTATGGAGTGTTGCCTGCTGCCGGCTTCCTCACAAATGAGAACATCGCAAGTTTCCCGGATATTTCGGAATATCCCGACTCTGTTTTGTATACAACTAATTTTGCAAATCTTGGAAATGGGAAAGCTACAAAATTGTATAATGATGCCGATGCCACGATCATTAACAGGCAAATGAACTGGCTTCAAAAAGCGGGGTTAGACGGAGTGGCTATTCAAAGATTTGTAGGCCCAATTGGCAAAACAATTACGATTACTCCTACATCACATTTAAGCAATGTTAAAAATGCATGTGAAGCAACGGGAAGATTATTTTACATCTGTTATGATTTAAATGGGACAGATGCCAGCATTGTACAGCGAATAAGAATGGACTGGGTATATGAAATTGAGCAAATGAGAGCATTAACTACTTCTCCCAATTATGCTACGGTAAATGGTAAACCTGTAGTAGAGATATGGGGTGTAGGATATGATATCGGTGCAACTAAACAACAGTGCATCGACATGATACATTTCCTGCAAAGCCGCGGCTGCTATGTGATCGGTGGTGTTCCTCGTGGCTGGAGAACAAATTCGGAAGGCGCTTTACCTGATTTTACAGAAGTATATAATACATTAGATGCAATTTCCCCATGGACAGTAGGGGTCTACAATGATATCAACGGAGCCAATAATTATCTCAGCGAAAAAATGATCGCAGATAAATCATACTGTGATCAAAATGGCAAAGATTATCTACCGGTAGTTTTCCCCGGAAGCGGAAACTGGCTTAGCGCCAACGGGTCTTTTTCACAAACAGACAGAGCTGGTGGAAATTTACTTTGGCAACAAGTATTAAATGCAAAATCAATCGGGCTTACAAGTGTATATTATGCTATGCTGGATGAATTTGAAGAAAGCACTAATCTCATAAACGGAGCAGTTGATTATTTCGATATTCCTACCGATCAATATTTTGAGACCTTTGCTAAAGATGGTGTATGGACTTCTTCCAATTATTATTTACGGCTGGCCGCTACCGCTTCTAAAATGCTTCGTGGTGACGTTCCCGTTACGACAACAATCCCACTCGCCTATTCACTCGGTCCTATATATTACAGAAACAGTGCAGAGAGCCGAACCACTGTGTATAATATGAATGGTGCCACAGCAACAAAAACTTTAAAGATAGATCCTTGTTTTTATAACCCTGCTGTTTTTACAAGTACTAACGTTACCAATCCCTCTGTTGCTATTGTAAACGAACCTGCATTCGCTAAAAGTGGTATCTATAGTATAAAAATAAATGGCACTTCAAATTCTATTGTCTCATCTAAATACTTTTATAAAATAGCGGATGTAAAAATTCCGGTAAAAAATAATATGCAGCTCAGCTTTTGGAAATACAGCATAAATACTTTGGGACAATACACATCGGTTGATCTATTATTTAAATCTGGCAAAACATTGCATAGCTTGATCTCATATAAAGACAATAATGGCAACGCATTGACCCCGGCTTTCCCGAGAGGAACTATTGGAAGCTGGCAAAAATTTACTTGCCAGATCGGTAAAGGAGAATTGATCGATGATACGATTACGGGACTATTAATTGCATATGACAACCCTGTATCCGGCAGTAACTTCACCGCATACTTTGATGATATTATTATTGAAGATGTAATCGATACAATATCACTCTCCGCCTCTTATGGAAATTCTCCATGGCCAATACCCGGGAAGATAGAAGCTGAAGATTATAATTACGGAGGAGAAGGGATCGCTTACCACGACTACAACAGTACAAATGATGGCGGACAGTACCGAATAACCGAAGGAGTTGACATAGAAAGCTGTGGAGAAGGTGGATACAATGTAGGTTATACAAATGATAATGAATGGATGGATTATGCTGTTAATGTATTGGTTCCGGGAACTTATAATTTACAAATACGTTACGCCTCTCCTTCATCTGATAGTAGAATTCATATTGAGTTAAACGGCATTAATATTTCCGGCTCACTTACATTGTCCGGCACTGGCAATTGGCAAGTATATCAAACAGCAAATGTTACCACTCCTCTATTAACAACAGGCAAGCAAATCATGCGTATTGTTTTTGAAAAAGGAAATTCCAATATTAACTTCGTAAATTTTAATCTGATCAATTGGATCTCCTGCCCTAATTCTAACACCGTTTTAATAGCGGGTAATTTTAAAACTGGTGATACATATCAATGGCAGATAAATACCGGTTCAGGTTTTACTGACCTAACTAATAATTTGCTTTATTCCGGCGTAAACACAGATACATTGACATTGCAAAACGCATCAAGTTCAATGTATGGCAATTTGTATAGATGCAGGATCAATAATAATACTTCTGGAATAACCTATAGCACTCCTTACCTATTAAGATTTATTGAAACATGGACAGGAGCAGCCGGCACACCTCTCTGGGAAACTGCAGGTAACTGGAGTTGTAATACAGTACCTGATGAAAATACAGACGTAATAATAAATTCCGGAAATGTTATTTTAAACTCTACTACAACAGTAAGAAGTTTTTATGTTAGTGATGGAGCAATATTTAATATTAAAAGCGGACACAAGCTCACAATTAAATAG